In the genome of Bacteroidota bacterium, one region contains:
- a CDS encoding PKD domain-containing protein has product MNSKSTNFYLRLVIYLAVIIGLSSNSVYAQNGLIGGQTYVVNGQTDQVLPRDTFVSLSGAGYPSYAGIMPYLADSGVDVTKAPGTITILLASGYSGSEPTAIQVGKTTGAGYPNMGAARPIVLKPAPGLNFTITTAAAIAANGSLFRIFGSTDFTIDGSGTAGQRNITFQLLSSTASAKVIDIIPSATNRVRNVNIKNCVIVGNSTATTINTYAGIYFGGSAGTPSSATLGTNLNISYTNNLIMAVQNGIYHRGFPTNTTSFASQDTGINITNNIIGDYSNPTNAANTAFIGSGTNSSGIYVQTVANSTISNNTVRNTLLTSASFAGIRLVADVASIGIDSNIRVTKNKIYNLFSNVIGQGIYGIRVSLNTHTTTRNILIANNSISRVASINGSATFASLNYTAGILVDNTTSYAGLEVLFNSINLVGDTLAANAISACFVTGTGTTGGIKLLNNSFSNTMGRLVSNTSGYQNYVFIRNSTVNPISYSNFNNYHTNTLGGGYAFVAAINAGAIYRQISTLKNYRLYNPSDSNSYNTIPPYQSDTILTVAAGVSHRMFNRAYSLNQLGFFAKWLSDSVRNKVTEDILGNTRTGLGRFTSIGCHQWVGDSTNNPSPLMGGRTYSVNGNSAPPVSQTPNTGSFKDLAEAITYLNAYGISANQNDVILEIKANYPRETNWIPAIVDYVGSGPSNNVIIRTQTGWVDTIWAPNALNPNNSSVIRILGGRNITIDGRTGRNLTVMFQPLSSAVNARVIGITPTDTSSQNITIRNLNIVGCTSPSAVNTFAGIYMGNPLPTTGNFDTLRTVANIGFTFESNYIQGVRNGIYVRGSGGNPSATPPAFAGSLPSFVTNRIQNLSILRNTIGGTVAPGGSLNTTYIGGAADQAGIYIKGAEATVIDSNVIRNCVATTSLSSGFRGIDIDESTSAGIVYPNFGISITKNFIYNLVTATGTNIYGVRYNFTAATGKRSHMLANNFIGRIDSRGASTNFSALNPTGVLIDATQVQSAADLVTLVNNTIHMNGTLNLNAGSSISALFINTNVTGGISSINNIFGVSGNRTTPGNKYAVVVGTSLGSPFTASATYTTPASDFNAYFVSGNSVAPLTNHFLMANNSATVNRSNINTLRQFTGTTADLSSFSWPSKFISDTLPDLLSVSAGSRYTLGGSVAVVLTDIYGIGRASTGSSLGAVSFSVTNAPLQPGGIYQINGVDNYPTLAASGTGSFRTLRSAVEYLNAFGTGLSFSGVNPAKLVLSSGYVGETDTFFGPITVLDYPFANANVPVTVTVAAGRQDTIKFTLISTSPAPATTSSLIRVSSGRYFGFDGSNNGTKSRDLTIVMPASMNNPSQKIIDIIGWQDAILSTNLASTNNFVNNCNLIGNSTTSTNNTFAAIYMGGIVSTPSNSAGIGGNNANGFTNNFIGGCQYGVYLRGNGVRGQHDFGTYVGENVIGGDIAPGGATPTNYYGGINNAAGIFVVGQHRATIEKNQIQNNIRTFTTPRGIELATIAGSNTILDSANVINGNIIKNIQTTLAGGAYGIYMNFGSDNANIWNSTSIQNNMISGISGLGSGTFINNPYGIALDAGITVDNSNIKIVYNSINLGTANVLTSGQSACVALAGQFTSTSATLASRSGLYMVNNIFKNRLGGNATTTRASGVLIGANINPFTVSNNNNYYVQATSATNAEFTANAAVSPIGYTGWDNLNKFTNDDVYSTSFNVPFTNDTNLFIPALINSVIYGAAMPFPGITSDVIGTSRNFLNPTMGAHEYTGGNNLDSVAPRIVPSAIAPCLNALFNTIDFIVADKNYLNDTFYYRVNGGAISTLQAVSSTTNSGGLLVKTYAIPASAFTGGVIEYRISANDITPNNGIYPIGKAWDTLQTGISTFPYTMDFENGANGWTSQTVSGGASWDLAAFGSISNPSQSAYSGLKNALFSSSTLATGATARLISPCFNLSVLQNPTLRIMFSQSNTSVTRKDSIAIKVLVNGFASNLLKFALRPNANSPFADYFPIEVCLTDYKTAGLTYKIQIEAVSAGAGQNILIDDIQIFDGAQNQVITPTTTTVCNLNQPVQVNIPNTDSRFVYRAIQLDNSGNPIGVLDSSYGNNSASPITLNLANRQIDTLRYVVSAINYNTATYQPINVLTQPVICVNNLPGGPFTAIINRFTRKNADGGYIIPDLSLNAFNGSANAGSQFEPDGVKVGRSITYNILSPVSYLADASYGTAWTIVNTSMANFSSSTPAVNFTFTAPSGGNPSKAVFTADASEVDQLYALTTTIRFLATNCDTTVTRYVRVVDPLTINFVTAPRTDSACTGNVLNFTISGTGTAASGNQYFWNFGDGTTSNFGTGNGIGFTEPVKKTWNSPGIYRVKLRIQTGLGLSDSVERDIRVLQSPTGNYTVSSNSIVCQLDSTYFTAAATGTGISYLWSLPGGITRTTASTSFAFDKADTNYKVSLTVTNTATGCFAFNERIFPSYAKPKAKFTVTSHCQGTLLPYLDSTSISTGENIGLFWTMSNGDTRVSKTFEYTFPLSGSFRVSLRAQTQAGCEDTTSQIVTVYETPKPDFQALTVCVNDSAQFTNQTVYGAGIQNADYAWDFGDNSGINNLQDPKHRYLSNNSDNPFVVKLVASNRLFGCKDSITKEVSANLSPTAVDEVSGVTAIGLKDYKVCEGNNVFFTSKSFSPNQSSITCNWLFGNSGSSGACNTFSSYTASPVRYQYFLIATANGCQSTSTGYITVVAKPTVSYTKVHSTIPASRFTSDNKVTFTAGVTPAPAPNSGTKYTWNFGDADSSSYSSTKTDSAVFIYNKKGVYTARVKVTTPEGCEVTYYDTVRVSVGVGINEELAAKFNLSAYPNPFANNAFISFNLETATDVSVSITDVLGRTISNIDLGKLSSGKHERELAENLFTAAGTYFIKVKVGDDVIVKTLIKQ; this is encoded by the coding sequence ATGAATTCAAAATCTACTAATTTTTACCTAAGGTTAGTTATCTATCTAGCCGTGATTATTGGACTCAGCTCCAATAGTGTTTATGCTCAAAATGGACTCATCGGGGGGCAAACATATGTTGTTAACGGGCAAACCGATCAGGTTTTACCACGTGACACTTTTGTTAGTTTAAGTGGTGCAGGCTATCCAAGTTATGCTGGAATTATGCCATACTTAGCTGATAGTGGTGTTGACGTAACAAAAGCACCGGGTACTATTACTATTTTACTTGCTTCAGGTTATTCAGGAAGTGAGCCGACAGCTATTCAGGTGGGAAAAACAACTGGTGCAGGTTATCCAAACATGGGTGCGGCTCGTCCAATTGTATTAAAACCTGCTCCGGGTTTAAACTTTACCATTACTACTGCAGCAGCCATAGCTGCTAACGGAAGTTTATTCAGAATATTCGGTAGTACTGATTTTACTATTGATGGAAGTGGAACTGCCGGTCAAAGAAATATTACTTTCCAATTATTATCATCAACGGCTTCAGCAAAAGTTATTGATATTATTCCAAGTGCAACTAACAGGGTTAGAAATGTAAACATTAAAAATTGTGTGATAGTAGGTAACTCAACTGCAACAACTATTAATACCTATGCAGGTATTTATTTTGGTGGTAGTGCAGGAACACCTTCAAGTGCTACTTTAGGTACCAACTTAAATATATCATATACCAACAATTTAATTATGGCCGTTCAAAACGGTATTTACCATAGAGGTTTTCCAACCAATACTACTTCATTTGCTTCTCAAGATACTGGTATTAATATTACTAACAATATTATAGGTGATTATTCAAATCCAACAAATGCTGCAAATACAGCTTTTATCGGAAGTGGAACTAACTCATCAGGTATTTATGTTCAAACAGTAGCTAATTCAACTATTTCAAATAACACTGTTAGAAACACATTATTAACTTCAGCAAGTTTTGCTGGTATCAGGTTGGTTGCTGATGTTGCTTCAATTGGTATTGACTCAAATATCAGAGTTACAAAAAACAAAATCTATAATTTATTTAGTAATGTAATTGGTCAAGGTATTTATGGTATTAGAGTTAGTTTAAATACACATACTACTACACGTAATATATTAATAGCAAATAACTCTATTAGTAGAGTAGCTTCTATAAATGGTAGTGCTACTTTTGCTTCTTTAAACTATACAGCAGGTATTTTGGTTGATAACACAACCAGTTATGCCGGTCTTGAAGTATTATTTAATTCAATTAATTTAGTTGGTGATACTTTAGCCGCTAATGCCATTTCAGCTTGTTTTGTAACAGGAACAGGAACAACTGGTGGTATTAAATTATTAAATAACTCGTTTTCAAATACAATGGGAAGACTTGTAAGCAATACAAGTGGTTACCAAAATTATGTATTTATCAGAAACTCTACAGTTAATCCTATTTCGTATTCAAACTTTAATAATTACCATACTAATACTTTAGGTGGTGGTTATGCTTTTGTTGCTGCTATCAATGCAGGTGCTATTTATAGACAAATTTCAACATTGAAAAATTATAGACTATATAATCCTTCAGATTCGAATAGCTACAATACCATTCCTCCTTATCAATCAGATACTATATTAACAGTTGCAGCAGGCGTAAGCCATAGAATGTTTAATAGAGCTTATTCTTTAAATCAATTGGGCTTTTTTGCTAAATGGTTATCAGATTCAGTAAGAAATAAAGTTACTGAAGACATTTTAGGTAATACAAGAACAGGTTTAGGCAGATTTACATCAATTGGATGTCACCAATGGGTTGGTGATTCTACCAATAACCCTTCTCCATTAATGGGTGGTAGAACCTATTCAGTAAATGGAAACTCTGCACCTCCAGTAAGCCAAACTCCTAATACAGGTAGTTTTAAAGATTTAGCAGAAGCAATTACTTATTTAAATGCTTATGGTATTTCAGCTAACCAAAATGATGTTATTCTAGAGATTAAAGCTAATTACCCAAGAGAAACAAACTGGATTCCTGCTATTGTAGATTACGTAGGTTCAGGTCCTTCAAACAATGTAATTATCAGAACCCAAACAGGTTGGGTTGATACTATTTGGGCTCCAAATGCATTAAACCCAAATAACTCTTCGGTAATTAGAATATTAGGAGGTAGAAACATTACTATAGATGGTAGAACAGGCCGTAATTTAACAGTTATGTTCCAACCTTTATCTTCTGCGGTAAATGCTAGAGTTATTGGTATTACTCCTACAGATACATCATCTCAAAATATTACAATTAGAAATTTAAATATTGTTGGATGTACTTCACCAAGTGCAGTTAATACTTTTGCCGGAATTTACATGGGTAATCCTTTACCTACTACTGGTAATTTTGATACCTTGAGAACTGTTGCCAATATCGGGTTTACATTTGAAAGCAATTATATTCAAGGTGTAAGAAATGGTATTTACGTTAGAGGTTCCGGAGGAAATCCTTCAGCAACACCTCCTGCTTTTGCTGGTTCGCTACCTTCTTTTGTTACCAACAGAATTCAGAATCTTTCTATTTTAAGAAATACTATAGGTGGAACAGTAGCTCCGGGTGGTTCTTTAAACACTACCTATATTGGTGGTGCTGCAGATCAAGCTGGTATTTACATTAAAGGAGCAGAGGCTACCGTTATTGATTCTAATGTTATTAGAAACTGTGTGGCAACAACTTCTCTTTCATCTGGTTTTAGAGGTATTGATATTGATGAAAGTACCTCAGCTGGTATTGTTTATCCTAACTTTGGTATTTCAATTACTAAAAACTTTATCTATAATTTAGTTACTGCTACGGGAACTAATATATATGGTGTAAGATATAATTTTACAGCTGCTACAGGTAAAAGATCTCATATGTTGGCGAATAACTTTATTGGTAGAATAGACTCAAGAGGTGCCAGCACAAACTTTAGTGCATTAAATCCAACAGGAGTTTTAATTGATGCAACACAGGTTCAATCAGCTGCTGATTTAGTTACTTTGGTTAATAATACTATTCACATGAATGGAACACTTAACTTAAATGCGGGTAGTTCAATTTCAGCTTTATTTATCAATACAAACGTAACAGGTGGTATTTCAAGTATCAATAACATATTCGGAGTTTCTGGAAATAGAACAACACCAGGTAATAAATATGCAGTTGTTGTTGGTACTAGTTTAGGTTCTCCATTTACAGCTAGCGCTACTTATACAACACCTGCGTCAGACTTTAATGCTTATTTTGTTTCAGGTAACTCAGTTGCTCCACTTACAAATCATTTCTTAATGGCAAATAATTCAGCTACTGTAAACAGATCTAATATTAATACATTACGTCAATTTACCGGAACAACGGCTGATTTAAGTTCATTCTCTTGGCCGTCTAAATTCATATCAGATACTTTACCTGATTTATTAAGTGTTTCTGCTGGTTCTAGATATACTTTAGGTGGTTCGGTTGCGGTAGTTTTAACTGATATTTATGGAATAGGTAGGGCTTCTACTGGTTCATCATTAGGTGCGGTTAGCTTTAGTGTTACCAATGCTCCTTTACAACCAGGTGGAATTTACCAAATTAATGGTGTTGACAATTATCCTACATTAGCAGCATCAGGTACCGGTTCATTCAGAACCTTACGCTCAGCTGTTGAATATTTGAATGCTTTTGGAACTGGTTTATCATTTAGCGGTGTTAACCCTGCAAAATTAGTTTTATCAAGTGGTTATGTTGGTGAAACAGATACTTTCTTTGGTCCAATCACTGTATTAGATTATCCTTTTGCAAATGCAAATGTTCCTGTAACAGTAACTGTTGCTGCAGGTCGTCAGGACACTATTAAATTTACTTTGATTTCAACTTCTCCGGCTCCAGCAACAACTTCAAGTTTGATTAGAGTTTCAAGCGGTCGTTACTTCGGTTTTGATGGTTCAAACAATGGAACTAAATCGAGAGATTTAACTATTGTTATGCCTGCATCAATGAATAACCCTTCACAAAAAATTATTGATATCATCGGATGGCAGGATGCTATCTTGTCAACTAACTTGGCAAGTACCAATAACTTTGTAAACAACTGTAATTTAATTGGTAACTCAACAACAAGTACCAACAATACATTTGCAGCTATTTATATGGGAGGTATAGTATCTACACCTTCTAACTCTGCCGGAATAGGCGGAAATAACGCAAACGGATTTACTAATAACTTTATTGGTGGTTGCCAATATGGTGTTTACTTAAGAGGTAACGGTGTTAGAGGACAACATGATTTCGGTACCTACGTTGGAGAAAATGTTATTGGTGGTGATATCGCTCCGGGTGGTGCAACTCCAACTAACTATTATGGTGGTATTAATAATGCTGCAGGTATTTTTGTAGTAGGCCAACACAGAGCTACTATTGAGAAAAACCAAATCCAAAACAATATCAGAACATTTACCACTCCAAGAGGTATTGAGTTAGCTACAATTGCAGGTTCTAATACCATTTTAGATTCGGCTAATGTTATTAATGGCAACATTATTAAAAACATACAAACAACTTTAGCTGGTGGTGCTTATGGTATTTACATGAACTTTGGTTCTGATAATGCTAATATCTGGAACAGCACTTCTATTCAAAATAACATGATATCAGGTATTTCTGGTTTAGGTAGCGGTACTTTCATTAATAATCCATATGGTATAGCTTTAGATGCTGGTATTACAGTTGATAATTCAAACATCAAAATAGTTTATAACTCTATTAATTTAGGAACAGCTAATGTTTTAACATCAGGTCAAAGTGCTTGTGTGGCATTAGCCGGCCAGTTTACTTCTACATCTGCTACATTGGCTTCTAGAAGTGGACTTTATATGGTTAACAATATATTTAAAAACAGATTAGGAGGTAATGCTACAACAACCAGAGCAAGTGGTGTTTTAATTGGAGCTAATATCAATCCGTTTACTGTTTCAAATAATAATAACTATTATGTACAAGCTACTTCAGCTACTAATGCTGAGTTTACAGCAAATGCAGCTGTAAGTCCTATTGGATATACTGGTTGGGATAATTTAAATAAATTTACCAACGATGATGTTTATTCAACATCATTCAATGTGCCTTTTACAAATGACACTAATTTATTTATTCCTGCTTTAATTAATTCAGTAATTTATGGTGCTGCAATGCCTTTCCCTGGTATTACTTCAGATGTTATTGGTACTTCAAGAAACTTCTTAAATCCTACAATGGGAGCTCATGAGTACACAGGTGGTAACAATTTAGATAGCGTTGCCCCTAGAATAGTACCATCTGCTATTGCCCCTTGTTTAAATGCATTGTTTAATACAATCGATTTTATAGTAGCAGATAAAAACTACTTAAATGATACTTTCTATTATAGAGTTAACGGAGGAGCAATAAGCACCCTTCAAGCTGTGTCAAGTACTACTAACAGTGGTGGCTTATTAGTTAAAACGTACGCAATTCCTGCTTCGGCATTTACCGGAGGTGTTATTGAGTACAGAATTTCAGCTAATGATATCACGCCTAATAATGGTATTTATCCGATTGGAAAAGCTTGGGATACTTTACAAACAGGAATTTCAACTTTCCCATACACTATGGACTTTGAAAATGGTGCTAACGGATGGACTTCACAAACAGTAAGTGGTGGTGCTTCATGGGATTTAGCTGCTTTCGGATCAATTTCAAACCCGTCTCAATCGGCTTACAGTGGTCTTAAAAACGCATTATTCAGCTCAAGTACTTTAGCTACAGGTGCAACTGCTCGTTTAATCTCTCCTTGCTTTAATTTAAGTGTACTTCAAAACCCAACATTGCGTATTATGTTCTCTCAAAGTAACACAAGTGTTACAAGAAAAGATTCAATTGCAATTAAAGTTTTGGTTAATGGTTTTGCTTCTAATCTGTTGAAATTTGCATTAAGACCTAATGCTAATTCACCATTTGCTGATTATTTCCCAATTGAAGTTTGTTTAACAGACTATAAAACTGCAGGTTTAACTTATAAAATTCAAATTGAAGCAGTAAGTGCTGGTGCAGGTCAAAACATATTGATTGATGATATTCAGATATTTGATGGAGCACAAAATCAGGTTATTACTCCAACAACAACTACAGTATGTAATCTTAACCAACCTGTTCAGGTAAATATACCGAACACAGATTCTCGTTTTGTATACAGAGCTATTCAATTAGATAATTCTGGAAACCCAATTGGAGTATTAGATTCATCTTATGGTAATAACAGTGCTTCACCTATCACTTTAAATTTAGCAAATCGTCAAATTGATACATTACGTTACGTTGTTTCAGCTATTAATTATAATACTGCAACTTACCAACCTATTAATGTTCTTACACAGCCTGTTATATGTGTAAATAACTTACCTGGTGGACCATTTACTGCTATTATCAATAGATTTACTCGTAAAAATGCTGATGGTGGTTATATCATTCCTGATTTATCTTTAAATGCATTTAACGGTTCAGCGAACGCAGGTTCACAGTTTGAACCTGATGGAGTTAAAGTAGGCAGATCAATTACCTATAATATACTTTCTCCTGTTTCTTACTTGGCTGATGCCAGCTATGGAACAGCTTGGACTATTGTAAACACAAGCATGGCTAATTTTAGCAGTAGCACACCTGCTGTAAACTTTACATTTACGGCTCCAAGCGGAGGCAATCCATCTAAAGCAGTATTTACAGCTGATGCTTCAGAAGTTGACCAATTATATGCATTAACAACAACTATTAGATTCTTAGCTACTAATTGCGATACCACTGTTACTCGTTACGTAAGAGTTGTAGATCCTTTAACTATTAATTTTGTAACTGCTCCTCGTACTGATTCAGCTTGTACTGGTAACGTTTTAAACTTTACTATTTCAGGAACAGGAACGGCTGCATCTGGTAATCAATATTTCTGGAACTTTGGTGACGGAACTACTTCTAATTTTGGTACTGGTAATGGAATTGGATTTACTGAGCCGGTTAAGAAAACTTGGAATTCTCCAGGTATTTACAGAGTTAAATTGCGTATTCAAACCGGACTTGGTTTAAGTGATAGTGTTGAAAGAGATATCAGAGTATTACAATCTCCAACCGGAAATTATACTGTAAGTTCTAATTCAATTGTTTGTCAATTAGATTCTACTTATTTCACAGCTGCAGCTACTGGCACCGGTATATCATACTTATGGAGCTTACCTGGTGGTATTACCAGAACAACTGCTAGCACATCATTTGCTTTTGATAAAGCTGATACAAACTATAAAGTTTCATTGACTGTTACGAACACTGCTACTGGTTGTTTTGCTTTCAATGAGCGTATATTCCCATCATATGCTAAACCTAAAGCTAAATTTACTGTTACAAGCCATTGTCAAGGTACATTGTTACCTTACTTAGATAGTACAAGTATATCAACAGGTGAAAATATTGGTTTATTCTGGACTATGAGTAATGGTGATACGAGAGTATCTAAAACATTTGAATACACATTCCCTTTAAGTGGTAGTTTCAGAGTTAGCTTAAGAGCACAAACCCAAGCAGGTTGTGAGGATACTACTTCACAAATTGTAACGGTTTACGAAACACCGAAACCAGATTTCCAAGCATTAACAGTTTGTGTTAACGATTCAGCTCAATTTACTAATCAAACAGTTTATGGTGCAGGTATCCAAAATGCTGATTATGCATGGGACTTCGGTGACAATAGCGGAATTAATAATTTACAAGACCCTAAACACCGTTACTTATCTAACAACAGCGATAATCCTTTTGTAGTTAAATTAGTAGCTTCTAACAGATTATTTGGTTGTAAAGACTCTATTACTAAAGAAGTAAGTGCTAATTTATCTCCAACTGCGGTTGACGAAGTATCTGGAGTAACTGCTATTGGTTTAAAAGACTACAAAGTATGTGAAGGAAATAATGTATTCTTTACAAGTAAATCATTCTCACCTAACCAAAGTAGTATTACTTGTAACTGGTTATTTGGTAATTCTGGTTCTAGCGGAGCTTGTAATACATTCTCTTCTTACACTGCCAGCCCTGTTCGTTACCAATATTTCTTAATTGCAACTGCTAACGGTTGTCAATCAACAAGTACAGGTTATATTACAGTTGTTGCTAAACCAACAGTTAGCTATACTAAAGTACATAGCACTATTCCTGCAAGCAGATTTACTAGTGATAATAAAGTAACATTTACGGCAGGTGTAACTCCTGCTCCTGCTCCAAATTCAGGAACTAAATATACTTGGAACTTTGGTGATGCTGATAGCTCATCTTATTCTTCAACTAAAACTGATTCAGCTGTATTCATCTACAATAAAAAAGGTGTTTACACTGCTAGAGTAAAAGTAACAACTCCTGAAGGATGTGAGGTTACTTATTATGATACAGTAAGAGTATCGGTTGGTGTTGGTATAAACGAAGAGTTAGCTGCTAAATTTAACTTAAGTGCTTATCCAAATCCATTTGCAAACAATGCATTTATCAGTTTCAATCTTGAAACAGCAACTGATGTTTCGGTTTCTATTACAGATGTATTAGGTAGAACTATTTCAAATATTGATTTAGGTAAATTGTCGAGTGGTAAACACGAAAGAGAATTGGCAGAGAATTTATTTACAGCAGCCGGAACTTACTTTATAAAAGTGAAAGTTGGTGATGATGTAATTGTTAAAACTTTAATTAAACAATAA
- a CDS encoding OstA-like protein yields MQYFAHKSKFLFFLLFIGISVFAQKSKVEILGADLLEGQVTKFGNSKKLIGHVQLKQDRTIMYCDSAILYDDSNMVKAYSNVHINHNDSVNMEGQYLKYDGNTKQAFLEGNVKMFDKNMTLTTSQLNFDMNTSVGYYTNNGLIISEKNNLVSQYGYYHSRTKEFFFKKNVILTNPDYTMKSDTLKYNTITKVAYFYGATTIQSKTDKIVCENGWYDTKREVSQFSKNAILYTDKKMLKADSMYYDRKNSIGKAFKNIELFDSIQKIRLYGDYGFTNGKTKKTFVAEKPYAVMVMDRNDSLFLYADSLFLYQADVKTKQKQQLRAYKKVKIYKTDIQGICDSLVYLQDDSVLTMYQGPVMWNGLNQSTADTIHFYINNRKLDSFALRSNSFIISNEKGPHYNQGKGKHMKGYLDSNSIKYIHVFGNCQSIYYEKEDSVNYIGVNKIDCSEMEFYFADKKISKAIFINNPDGEMYPLDELKPEELRLRGFVWRQKEIPQKVYYQYKK; encoded by the coding sequence ATGCAGTATTTTGCCCACAAAAGTAAGTTTCTTTTTTTTCTCCTTTTTATAGGTATCTCCGTTTTTGCTCAAAAAAGTAAGGTAGAAATTTTAGGAGCCGATTTGTTAGAAGGACAGGTAACAAAATTTGGCAATTCCAAAAAATTGATTGGTCATGTGCAACTTAAACAAGACAGAACCATCATGTATTGTGACTCCGCTATACTTTACGATGACTCCAATATGGTAAAGGCATATAGCAATGTACATATAAACCATAACGACAGTGTGAATATGGAAGGGCAGTATCTGAAATATGATGGTAATACCAAACAGGCATTTTTAGAAGGAAATGTAAAAATGTTTGATAAAAACATGACCCTTACTACCAGCCAGCTTAATTTTGATATGAATACAAGTGTTGGTTACTATACCAATAACGGATTAATTATAAGCGAAAAGAATAACCTGGTAAGCCAATACGGATATTACCATTCCCGTACAAAAGAGTTTTTCTTCAAAAAAAATGTAATACTAACCAACCCTGACTACACCATGAAAAGCGATACTTTAAAGTATAATACCATTACTAAGGTTGCCTATTTTTATGGAGCTACCACTATTCAAAGTAAAACAGATAAAATTGTTTGTGAAAATGGCTGGTACGATACAAAAAGAGAAGTAAGCCAGTTTAGCAAAAATGCCATATTATATACTGATAAAAAAATGCTGAAAGCTGATAGCATGTATTACGATAGAAAGAATAGTATTGGTAAGGCTTTTAAAAATATAGAGTTGTTTGATTCCATTCAGAAAATAAGACTTTATGGTGATTACGGTTTTACTAACGGCAAAACAAAAAAAACTTTTGTAGCAGAAAAACCATATGCAGTAATGGTAATGGATAGAAACGATAGTTTGTTTTTATATGCAGACAGCTTATTTCTTTATCAGGCCGATGTTAAAACCAAACAAAAACAACAGTTAAGAGCGTATAAAAAAGTAAAAATTTATAAAACAGATATACAGGGAATTTGCGATAGTTTAGTTTACCTGCAAGACGATTCAGTATTGACCATGTACCAAGGTCCGGTTATGTGGAATGGTTTAAATCAATCAACGGCCGATACGATTCATTTTTATATCAACAATAGAAAGTTAGATTCATTTGCCCTTCGTTCCAATTCTTTTATCATTTCAAATGAAAAAGGCCCGCATTATAATCAGGGAAAAGGCAAGCACATGAAAGGATATTTAGATAGCAACAGCATTAAATATATTCATGTGTTTGGAAACTGTCAAAGTATATACTACGAAAAAGAAGATAGCGTTAATTATATTGGGGTGAATAAGATAGATTGCAGTGAAATGGAATTTTATTTTGCTGATAAAAAAATTAGCAAAGCTATTTTTATAAATAATCCGGACGGAGAAATGTATCCTTTAGACGAATTAAAGCCTGAAGAACTTAGGCTTCGCGGATTTGTTTGGCGACAGAAAGAAATACCGCAAAAGGTTTATTATCAGTATAAAAAATAA